The sequence GACGACGCCCGCGATCGCCGATGGCGCCCGGGACCTGAGTCCCGATGCGCGGACGCCCGCTCCTGCGGCGGCGAACGGCCCTGCGGCCTGGCGACCCTTCTACAACGCGAGCGGGTACGCGCGGAACGTCGTCGTGGACGGCGCCCGAGGACGCATCCTCGTCACCGCAGACTTCGTCCTCTTGAATGGCTCTCAAGCCCCCGCCCTCCTCGTCTTCAATCTCGCGGGGACCCTGCAACTGTACGTGAGTCTCCCGCAGGACGTGACGGGTGCGGCCCATTCGATGGCGATCGAGCCGTCGACGGGCGACGTGTTCATCACGACGCTCGCCTCCACGATCTTCCGGGTCGATCCGACGGCGGGGGCGATCCTCGCAGAGTGGCCCGTGAGCGGTGACCCGGATGTCCTCTCGTATGCGGCCGGGGCGCTGTACACCGCGAACGTGTCGGCGCTGCTCAAGGTGTCCCCCTCCACCGGGGCGATCCTCTCGAGCTGGGACCTCCCCGCCCATGCAGTTGGACGCGACCTATATGTCGACGCGAGCGCGCGTTGGGCGTTCGTCTCCGACGACGTCTACGCCTACCGGATCGACCTGGCGGACGGCTCCCGCATCACGCTGGGATCACGGGCGATGTTCGCGCCCTCGGCCGATGAGGCGCGCGTCTTCATGCTCGCGGACTCCGAGGGGTTCCGGGAGGCGTGGGTCTCGAACGGGACGATTGACGCCCTCCCCGTCACCGAGCAGCCGAACCTCTACTCGTTCCGCGCGAATCCCCGAACGGACGTCCTCGCCTTCGCATACGACGGGGTCTTCCGGGATCCGGACAACGGCACGAGCATCCAGCTCCCTCTTTCCTTCTCCGACGTCACGTGGACGGCGGACGGCTCGGCCCTTGTCGGCGTCACGTCCGCGCCGGGATACGACGGCTCGTTCGCCGTGGGCACGTGGAGCGGGACGCCCTGGATCGACGCCCCGAACCCATGGGTGACCGACCCCGACCGGGATCCGACGTGCGCCTCGATCATGAGTGCGACCATGATGGCGACGGGCTCCATCCAGGTCACGCGGGACGGCGCGCCCTACCTGCCGAACGTGACGTGGGAGGACGAGGTGTGCTTCAACCTCGAGCGGAACTGGGGGGCGAAGGACCTCGCGGACGGCGACCACACGGCGCGGGTGACGGGCCTGGACCGGCTCCTCCAGTCCCTGGACGAGACCGTGACCTTCACGACGGACACGACCCCGCCGGCGATCGTCGTGACGTCGCCCCTGGAGACGGCCGATCTTCCGTACGTCCTCGCGGGCTGGGTGGACGAGCTGCATCCGGGATCCGTGTGGGTCGGCGGCGCGCTCGCGGACCTCGTCGGGACGGCGTGGTCCTTCCCGGTGAACCTCGCCCTCGGAAACAATTCGTTCCGCATCGAGGCGTGGGACGCCGTCGAAAACGCCGCGAATGCGACCGTCACGATCCGGTACTGGCCCGCCCACGTGAACGACCTCACGAACGCCACGGAGCACTTCGTGGTCTCCGTGCCGCCGGGGTGGACGGGGCAGGTCGACTTCCCCTTCGGGGCCGTGAGGGCGAGCGCCGCCCTCATCGGGCCTTCGGAGTCCCCGAGCCCCGCCGTCCTGGCGATCGTCACGGCGCGGGACGCGACCCTCGTCGAGACGGCGGCGTATGCGCACGCGCAGGCGTCCCAGGCGCAGGCGTACATCGTGAGCCAAGGCGCCACGATCGTCGTGCCGGTGCACGACTTCACCGTGGACGGCCACCCCGCGGCGGGGTTCGAGGCACGCGTGACGATCGATGGCGTCCCGACCCGGTACGTCCAGACGGTCGTCGCGTCGGCGGTGTGGCTGCGGTTGTACATATTCACGTTCACCGTGCCGGAGTCGAACTGGCCGCGGTACCAGGAGGCGGACGACTGGATCTTCGAGGGATTCCGGATCGAGGCGGAGCCTCCGGCCGAGGGAATCTTCGGCATCCCGACTTGGATGGTCGCGGCGATCGCCATAGGAGCGGCCGTCGCGGGGGCCGTAGCCGTCCTCCTCTGGCGTCGGAAACGAAAGGGCGGACCTCCGGCCGAGCCCGTCCTCCAGGAGCCGGCGACCCCCGGACCGTTCGGAGACGATTGGCCCCCTCTGTGAGTCCCATCCCGCCCTGGGAAAGCGATGGGGTACATATGCATCCCACTACCCACACGTATTTATCCCACGACGCGATGATTGTCCCGATGGCGCGAACCAAACTCGACGAACGGGGACGGATTTCGATTCCCGCTCCGCTCCGGCGCGAGCTCGGCTTAGAGGACGAGGCGGAACTCGTCGTGGAGCGCGAAGGCTCCAAGCTAATCCTTCGGAAGGTCGCTCCCGAAATCCCGACGGTGAACTCCCGGGGAGGCTGGAGGAAGAAGCCGGTCGTCACCGCCGCGGAGGCCCTCGGTGGACCGTAAGTTCGTCGACGTGAACGCAATCGCCGTGTTCCTGGACGAGAGCCACGTCGGCCACTCGTACGTGCGGTCGGCGCTGGGGCCGGGCTTGGAGGGAACCTTCCAGCTCGTCCTCGCGTCCTATCTGCTCCTGCGCGCCCGTTGGGTCCTCGTCTCCGAGTGGGGAGTCCGAGGGTCCGACGCGGATCGGGCCGTCGAAGCGTTGGCACGGCTGCGGTTCCCCCGGTACGTCGACGGGGACGGGAGGGTCGTGGTGCGGGCGATCGGACTCTCCAGGGAGCTCCGCCACGACGTGTACGACTGCTTCCTCGTCGCCCTTGCGGAGAAGGGGGAGGCGACGCATCTCATCACGACCGATGT comes from Thermoplasmata archaeon and encodes:
- a CDS encoding type II toxin-antitoxin system VapC family toxin gives rise to the protein MDRKFVDVNAIAVFLDESHVGHSYVRSALGPGLEGTFQLVLASYLLLRARWVLVSEWGVRGSDADRAVEALARLRFPRYVDGDGRVVVRAIGLSRELRHDVYDCFLVALAEKGEATHLITTDVGLRRVCEKVGVHYENPVPRKVLAEFGRAGRRSS
- a CDS encoding AbrB/MazE/SpoVT family DNA-binding domain-containing protein — protein: MARTKLDERGRISIPAPLRRELGLEDEAELVVEREGSKLILRKVAPEIPTVNSRGGWRKKPVVTAAEALGGP